A window of the Xenopus laevis strain J_2021 chromosome 9_10L, Xenopus_laevis_v10.1, whole genome shotgun sequence genome harbors these coding sequences:
- the LOC108701945 gene encoding olfactory receptor 1G1, with translation MKNQTIFYEFVLSSVSDLPSLQLPIFLLFFLIYMLTLIGNLLIFLLIVNDSHLHTPMYFFLGTLACLDMSFSSVTVPRVLFDFLTKNRILSVQACITQIYFFVWFAASEISVLAVMSYDRYIAICLPLHYMKIMSWKRCAHLVSGTLIFGAVYSLVHTLLLTKLNFCRSNILHSFLCDLPQLLQISCSDTFINLLIIFLLGILFGIVILGVTFYPYITIITTVLKIPSIQMRSKAFSTCSSHLTVVFMFYATISFNYFCSTATDHFTKDSGAAIYYAVLTPFLNPLIYSLRNQELKASLRRALKKVILIAYD, from the coding sequence ATGAAAAACCAAACCATATTTTATGAGTTTGTTCTCAGTTCAGTGTCTGATCTTCCAAGTCTTCAACTTCCTATTTTCCTGCTGTTTTTCTTGATCTACATGTTGACTCTGATTGGGAACCTTCTCATTTTCCTCTTGATTGTCAATGATTCCCATCTCCacacccccatgtacttcttccttGGAACCCTGGCATGTCTGGATATGAGTTTCTCCTCAGTCACTGTCCCAAGAGTTCTCTTTGATTTTCTTACAAAAAATAGAATACTTTCAGTGCAAGCTTGTATAACTCAGATTTACTTCTTTGTCTGGTTTGCTGCATCAGAGATATCTGTGCTGGCagtgatgtcctatgacagatacatTGCTATATGCCTCCCTCTTCACTACATGAAGATAATGAGCTGGAAACGGTGCGCTCATCTTGTATCAGGCACTTTGATTTTTGGTGCAGTATATTCCTTAGTGCACACTCTTCTTTTAACTAAACTGAATTTTTGCAGATCAAATATTTTGCACAGTTTCCTTTGTGACCTGCCCCAGTTGCTTCAGATCTCCTGTAGTGACACATTCATCaatttattgattatttttctGCTTGGGATATTATTTGGAATAGTTATATTAGGTGTCACCTTTTACCCATACATCACGATAATCACCACAGTTCTCAAAATCCCTTCAATCCAAATGAGATCCAAAGCATTCTCCACCTGCTCCTCTCATCTAACTGTGGTCTTTATGTTTTATGCTACTATTTCCTTTAACTATTTTTGTTCAACTGcaacagatcatttcactaaggACAGTGGAGCCGCTATATATTATGCAGTGTTGACCCCTTTTTTAAATCCACTGATCTACAGTCTAAGGAACCAGGAACTCAAAGCATCATTAAGAAGAGCTTTAAAAAAAGTCATActtatagcctatgattaa